A window from Nitrospira sp. ND1 encodes these proteins:
- the istA gene encoding IS21 family transposase: protein MLREDGVREVLARLQRGERIKAIARDLGVARNTVKRWQRLGGWRPRPSGPRPSQIDPYRLFVERRGPEVNWNGRVLHRELQTLGFAGTYQQVQRAIQPLRVDRAWATVATVRFETTPGQQAQVDFGQTRLWIGDRLEVIHIFVFTLGYSRRLWASAYPHERLSALLDGHERAFQHFGGVPLECLYDNPRTLVLGRREGRVLWHPVWEDFARRYGFTPRACQPYRAQTKGKVESGVKYVKRNALAGRRFASWDALNAWLQEWTVTVADQRVHGTTHERPIERFARETLTPLGSRSPYHYERVRLRRVPADALVAIAAARYSVPVEYVGTTVHVQESSRHYEIFHGGVCIARHAKSPRHAVVVDRAHYRGLLRAGGPAPTPRPPQWDPGYGDLGEVMVRDLALYAAVAEPGGAS from the coding sequence ATGCTGCGAGAAGACGGCGTGCGAGAGGTGCTGGCGCGACTACAGCGCGGCGAGCGTATCAAAGCCATTGCGCGGGATCTCGGCGTGGCCCGCAATACCGTGAAGCGGTGGCAACGGCTGGGGGGCTGGCGCCCGCGGCCGTCGGGACCCCGCCCCAGTCAGATCGATCCCTATCGGCTATTCGTGGAACGCCGCGGCCCCGAAGTGAATTGGAACGGCCGGGTGCTCCATCGGGAACTGCAGACGTTAGGATTCGCGGGGACCTACCAACAAGTGCAACGGGCGATTCAGCCGCTCCGCGTCGATCGCGCCTGGGCGACCGTGGCGACTGTGCGGTTTGAGACGACTCCGGGCCAGCAAGCCCAAGTGGATTTTGGCCAAACCCGTCTCTGGATTGGCGACCGGCTGGAAGTCATCCACATCTTTGTGTTCACCCTCGGGTACTCTCGCCGACTGTGGGCGTCGGCTTATCCGCATGAACGGCTCAGTGCGCTCCTCGATGGGCATGAGCGGGCCTTCCAGCATTTTGGCGGCGTGCCGTTGGAGTGTCTGTACGATAACCCCCGGACCCTGGTCCTGGGCCGGCGCGAGGGCCGCGTGCTCTGGCATCCGGTCTGGGAGGATTTTGCGCGGCGCTATGGGTTTACGCCGCGGGCCTGCCAGCCGTATCGGGCACAGACCAAGGGCAAAGTAGAAAGCGGCGTGAAATATGTGAAGCGCAATGCCCTCGCGGGCCGCCGGTTTGCGTCGTGGGACGCCTTGAACGCCTGGCTGCAGGAGTGGACGGTGACGGTCGCGGATCAGCGCGTCCATGGGACGACGCATGAGCGGCCGATCGAGCGGTTCGCCCGGGAGACGCTCACGCCGCTGGGCTCGCGGTCCCCCTATCACTATGAACGGGTGCGTCTGCGCCGCGTTCCGGCCGATGCGCTCGTCGCCATCGCGGCCGCCCGCTATTCTGTGCCGGTGGAGTATGTCGGCACGACCGTCCACGTGCAGGAGAGCAGTCGTCACTATGAAATCTTCCATGGCGGGGTCTGCATTGCGCGGCATGCCAAGTCCCCGCGCCATGCGGTGGTCGTGGATCGGGCGCACTATCGCGGGCTGCTGCGCGCGGGCGGACCCGCCCCCACGCCCCGGCCGCCCCAGTGGGATCCTGGGTATGGGGACCTCGGCGAGGTGATGGTCCGGGATCTGGCCCTCTATGCCGCCGTGGCCGAACCGGGCGGTGCCTCATGA
- the istB gene encoding IS21-like element helper ATPase IstB, which yields MSTPQLERLQAHCQRLRLYQVAAELPSLLEQAAKAERSYTDFLEEVLRREVQAKTDKHLAMRLAMARFPFQKTLETFDFKVQPSIDVKLIRELGTGRYLEQGENALFLGPPGVGKTHLAVALGIAACEQGHRVLFTTAMGLLATLGKALSENRLEDRLKVLAQPQLLIIDEIGYIPIDRQGANLFFQLISRRYEKGSILLTSNQSLGAWGDVFGDPVIATAILDRLLHHSITINIKGESYRLREKRKAGLFKSPVGAAAQSES from the coding sequence ATGAGCACGCCCCAACTGGAGCGACTCCAGGCACACTGTCAGCGCCTGCGCCTCTATCAAGTTGCCGCCGAACTGCCGAGTTTACTGGAGCAGGCGGCCAAGGCGGAACGCTCCTATACCGACTTTTTAGAGGAGGTACTGCGGCGCGAGGTGCAGGCCAAGACCGACAAGCATCTGGCGATGCGGTTGGCGATGGCGCGGTTCCCGTTCCAGAAGACGCTGGAGACGTTCGACTTTAAGGTCCAGCCCTCCATTGATGTGAAACTGATCCGTGAACTCGGCACCGGGCGCTATCTGGAGCAGGGCGAGAATGCGTTGTTCCTCGGGCCGCCCGGCGTCGGCAAAACGCATCTGGCCGTGGCCCTGGGCATCGCGGCCTGTGAACAGGGCCACCGCGTCTTGTTTACGACCGCCATGGGGCTCCTCGCGACGCTCGGCAAAGCGCTCTCCGAAAACCGGCTGGAGGACCGGCTCAAGGTGCTGGCCCAGCCCCAGCTCTTGATCATTGATGAGATCGGGTATATCCCCATTGATCGGCAAGGCGCCAATCTGTTCTTCCAGCTCATCTCTCGGCGCTATGAGAAGGGCTCGATCCTGCTCACCAGCAATCAGAGCCTCGGCGCCTGGGGCGACGTGTTTGGCGATCCGGTGATCGCCACGGCGATTCTCGACCGGCTCCTCCACCATTCCATCACGATCAATATTAAAGGTGAGAGCTATCGATTGCGAGAGAAGCGGAAGGCGGGGCTCTTCAAGTCCCCTGTCGGTGCCGCGGCCCAGTCGGAGTCATAG